CAACATAAAACAATgatcaagaatttaaaaattaactgccaTCAGAAAAGGCTACTTCAGAAAGCTTTAATTTTATCTATTAACAATTCATACTGGGCCGGGTGcccagtggttcacgcctgtaatcctagcactttgggaggccgaggcaggcggatcacgagatcaggagttcgagaccagcctggccaacatggtgaaaccctgtctctactacaaatacaaaaattagccgggtgtggtgtggcacgtgcctgtagtctcagctactagggaagctggagcgggagaatccttgaacccaggaagcagaggttgcagtgagccaacaccataccactgcactccagcttggggggtgccagagactccatctcaaaaaaaaaaaaaaaaaatctcactttgGTTACAGCAGAGTAAAATAAAAGCGTTCacagaatttataattttaattttaacatcacaaaaagcaaaaacatcctCACAGCTATAACATCATATATTGACTGAAaggaatttttctatttataaaatactgATTATTTCTAATCTTTTGCAGTAAAATGCTGAACGCACCCAGGATGGTGGAGGCATGAATTAGGAATCCTAGAAAAGAGACCCAAGAGCTTTAAAACTTAATATGGCTAGGCACCCACTAAAATAGCTACAATTACAGAGACTGACAATATCAAAATGTTAGCAGGaatatggagcaacaggaactcccaTACATCTTCGTTGGTGGGATGGTAAAATGATACATGCATTTTtcagtatatgtgctgctgaagccagcactacttttttttttttttttttttttttttttgagacagagtttagctcttgttgcccaggctggactgcaatggcacaatctcggctcactgtaacctccctctcccaggttcaagcgatgattctcctgcctcagcctcagcctccccagtagctgggattacaagcgtctgccaccacgcccagctaatttttgtatttttagtagagacggggtttcaccacgttggccaggctggtctcgaatctcaggtgatccacccgcctcggcctcacaaagtgctgggattacaggtgtgagccaccgagcccggcccagaagtattttttaaaacatagtttctCACAAAACTGAAACATACAATTGCCCTATGACCTACTCAAACCAAGTCTAAGTATATAACCATGAAAGATAAAAGAGTAAGACCACAAAAAGACTTGTATAAGACTGTTCATTAGTAAATAACTGGAAACAGCCCAGGTGACCTTCAACAGTGAATAgattatggtatatacatacagtgcAAAACTACAcaccaataaaaagaaaggaactacTGATACACGCAACAAAGACGaaactcaaaaacattatgctgagtgggggaaaaaaaagccttaCCCAGAAAAATACACACAGTACTATAGACTCTATGGGATCCCACTTAATGTTAAGTTCTAAAACAGGCAACTCTGTAACTTatggcataaaaaaaaaaaagtgggtggtTGATGGAAAGGCCGAGTGACTGAAATGActgggaaaaggcaagaaaaaacttTCTAGCCAGTtataatgttctatatcttgataaGAGCTTGGACTACACAGGTGTAAGCATTTGTGAAAACTCACGGAATGGCAACCATATGCATTTCACTGCTGCCAACATTACGTCAAAAAACGTAAAAAATGAAGTTGAACTTAGGCAAATAAGTTCACAATGCTGAAGTGACATTTACTGGTGTCATCTACTGATACGTGCAACTTACTCTGAATTGCTCCCCAAAATTAAATGAACTTGATAATCGATTATAATACCGTAAAATGCTAATTGTAGATGATGGACATATGTGTATCCACTGCCCAATTCTTTCAACTTTCCGCAtgcttgaaaatacaaaaatggtaaGGAAAATTTTTACAAGCActgggagacaaaaaaaaaaagtgataattcCGTTAGTGGTAAAAGTTTCTCTCATTTGATGTTACACACCTCACTGCCTCACAGAATACACTACCTTTGGAACTCACTGAACCAATACCCCAATCACCTACTGTCCCTGGGGAAACTGATAAGTACATTTCAGGAATTGTTGTTTCCTGTCACAAACTGTTCACGTTGTTTGCGATCTTCAGAGATTGTCAGTAATTATGGAAAATACGACGTATTCAACAATACactaaaattatttgttaaattccACCAAGAATCTTAATTAGCTGCAAGATTTGTATTCCTGAACCAAGTTTAAGTAATATTCTGCATTAACTCCAATTTTCTTTTACTTGATTGCAACCGCTAATACCAACATCGCTATCGCCCctctaaaatcaaacaaaaacctACCCAATGATTGGCATCTAAGAGATGATACACATACTAAAAGGGAAAGAGCAAGTCATCAATGAAAGAAAGTCATTCACTTTTCTCCTTAAACCTAGTACTATTATTACTTAAGATGGAGCTAAAAACAGTTTCTACgtcataatttttgtttaaaggtTGCAAGGTGGGAAAGATTTCAGGAGTTAAAATGCATAACTAAATATACACGTGCACCTCACCCCAAAACCTACTTTAACAAGCAGGCACGTAAAACAAGGATCCCACCCACCCTTTTTTAATTCATGAAACAAAACCGCAGCCTGAGCTAAAGCGAACCCTCGCCCCCGCCCAGCCTCCACCCCGCCCGGAGCCTGGCGGTGGGTCCCTTTCCTTTGTGAGGAGTTGGAGGGGAGGCGACGGAGGGCGGGGAACtgggggaggaggctgagggTCGGCGGATACCAGAGAAGGCAGGCTCCGAGAAAAGCGGCATCGGCCCGTCCCACAAACAGGCCGCGCCGCCACGCCACAAACCATTGCGGTGTCCCAAGGCGCAAACCCACGAACTTGGGTGTGATCTAATTTGGGACGACGCCCGGGAGAATGGCCGAGGGCACTTGGGAGGACGACCCCTCTCCCAGGCCCTTCCAAAAGGTCTCCTGGGGCGGCGGGCGGAGGTCCTGCCGCCACCCCCATCCCGGCCCGAGCCCCAGGCGGCCTCACCTGCTGGACGGAGCTATTCTCGGGCACAGCGAATTCCTCCTTTTCCTTCGGGGTCTTCACGGTGACTTTCATGATTTTGGGCTCCGCGGAGGCAGCGGCCGCGGGGGCGCCAGCACCTTCGGCTCCGGCGGCGCTATCCTGGGAGCCCGGAGGGCCGCCGCTTTCACCACTCTCGGCCATGGCTGTGGCGGCGGCGGTGACTCAGGCAAGCAGGAGGGAGCAGGCGAGCAAGGAGGAGCCAGCAGACACCAGAGCCGGCAGGCCTGGACAGCGAAGAATGCAGAGCACGCCGCCTCAGTAGCAACGGGCGCAGGGCCACCCTAGCGGGTGTGGGGCCCCGGAGCTCGGTGCAGGCTCTGGCGCAGGCCCGGGTCAGGCGCTCGGCAGCCGCCGTGTGTTCAGGCGCCGCTCACTCACACCGACATCCGCAGCAGCCACCgcttcctcctccctgccccttcccccacgTCCCTTCGCCGGCGCCGCGCGGAGCACGCCGGGTAACGCGCTTAGCGGCGTCGCCGAGTCATCCCCTGCTGGCGCCGCTTTGAGCTCAGCCTACGTGCTTTTTCTTTTCCCGCTCCATTGCCCAAAGTGCAGGCGAAGCCAGTGTGAAGGACTAAAAGCAAAATGGGGCGGGGTAGGTCAGTTCATGGTTTTTTTCCCACTCCTTTCACCAAAAACTAAATCGCACCTTCCAGTTAAGCGCTGTAACGGCGCACCGAGATGACGTCACGGTTAGCGAAATTACTAGAAAGGGACCAGTGGGCCCTGCGGCCGCGGATGCGCCTGCGCGCTCGCTGTCCAGGTAGTCTCCCCACCTTACCTTATGCGCGGCTGGGCCGTGTTCACCCCTCCGCGCTGTCACAATCGCCTTGCCCTCCCTTGCGTGTCTACTCTGCGTTCCCCGCTGGGAGGAGGGTCTGGTGATAAAATAGCGGCgaggtattttgttattttaatatgctTAGCGTTTGATATTTGGAGGGGTCGTATTGCCCTATGCGGGGGAGTTGGGGTAAGTTAATGGCGGAAAGGGCCTCAGCACAACGAACAGAAAATGGAGTAAACGCCCGTGACTGCCCTGCGCAGTCCTGCGGAGTCATTGCTTCATGGCCAGAGCTTATTTACCGCCCTCGGGTTAGCCCGGTTTGGTCAGACGATCAGTCAGGCGACCTGTATTGACAGTGGCCTCTGCTGC
The nucleotide sequence above comes from Pongo pygmaeus isolate AG05252 chromosome 13, NHGRI_mPonPyg2-v2.0_pri, whole genome shotgun sequence. Encoded proteins:
- the LOC129043489 gene encoding uncharacterized protein LOC129043489; the protein is MAVAAAVTQASRREQASKEEPADTRAGSGAGPGQALGSRRVFRRRSLTPTSAAATASSSLPLPPRPFAGAARSTPGNALSGVAESSPAGAALSSAYVLFLFPLHCPKCRRSQCEGLKAKWGGKGTSGPCGRGCACALAVQVVSPPYLMRGWAVFTPPRCHNRLALPCVSTLRSPLGGGSGDKIAARYFVILICLAFDIWRGRIALCGGVGTMEMMLDKKQIRAIFLFKFKMGHKAAETTHNINNTFGSGTANERTVQWWFKKFRKGEESLEDEEHSGRPSEVDSDRLRAIIDADPLITTPEVAEELNIDHSTVVRHLKQIGKVKKLGKWVPRELSEKQKNCHSEVSSSLILCNNSEPFLDRIVMCHEKWILYDSR